In Brachypodium distachyon strain Bd21 chromosome 2, Brachypodium_distachyon_v3.0, whole genome shotgun sequence, one genomic interval encodes:
- the LOC100838377 gene encoding pentatricopeptide repeat-containing protein At3g05340, with amino-acid sequence MAVPALLDYAYLSGLLSRCGRAADHRLGAALHVTIVKNPSHFLLCPLRPSLRHVLVAWNALVSMYARCGRHAEAARVFDEMRIRDSVSWNSLIGSSGAEDALSQFRRMLRSSSSPGGGVSCDHATFTTVLSACAREASLPTCAMVHGLVVSRGFEAEVSVGNALVTAYFECESPGSAERAFHGMAERNVITWTAMISGMAREELYKDSIVLFQQMRRTVDANSATYSSSLLACAGSLALKEGQQIHGLVVKAGLETDLHVESGLMDLYSKCGLMEDTLSVFRLCRQPDEISLTVILVGFAQNGLEEKAFELFAEMAGEGILIDTNMVSAVLGAFGASAPFALGKQIHALVIKKCFGRNIYVCNGLINMYSKCGELEESIQVFNETPSKNSISWNSIIAAFARHGQGSEVFKLFESMKADGANPTDVTFLSLLHGCSHVGSAKKGLEILNSMSSEYGILPRVEHYACVVDMLGRAGLLEDARSFIEDGPFKDSALLWQALMGACSFRGNSEIGKYAAEKLLHLDPDSPAAYVLLSNIYSSEGRWDDRARVMKSMREMGLRKDTGKSWIELEKEVHSFVVGSPASRPDSATMDDMMLQLSAVVGDHQDDLMEGNAL; translated from the coding sequence ATGGCTGTCCCCGCGCTCCTCGACTACGCCTACCTCAGCGGCTTGCTCTCCCGctgcggccgcgccgccgaccaccgcctcggcgccgccctccACGTCACCATCGTCAAAAACCCCTCCCACTTCCTCCTATGCCCGCTCCGCCCCTCCCTCCGCCACGTCCTCGTCGCCTGGAACGCCCTCGTCTCCATGTACGCAAGGTGCGGCCGCCACGCCGAAGCCGCCagggtgttcgacgaaatgcgcATCCGTGACTCCGTCTCCTGGAATTCGCTCATCggctcctccggcgccgaggacgcgCTCTCCCAGTTCAGGCGGATGCTgcgctcgtcctcctccccggGCGGTGGCGTCTCGTGCGACCACGCCACGTTCACCACCGTCCTGTCCGCGTGCGCGCGCGAGGCGTCGCTCCCCACGTGCGCCATGGTGCACGGGCTGGTGGTCTCGCGCGGGTTCGAGGCGGAGGTGTCCGTCGGGAACGCGCTGGTGACCGCCTACTTCGAGTGCGAGTCTCCGGGCTCGGCCGAGAGGGCGTTCCATGGGATGGCAGAGAGGAACGTCATTACGTGGACAGCGATGATATCTGGGATGGCTCGAGAAGAGCTCTACAAGGATAGCATTGTGTTGTTTCAGCAGATGAGGCGCACCGTGGATGCCAATAGCGCGACGTACTCAAGCTCCCTGTTAGCTTGCGCTGGATCTCTGGCACTCAAGGAAGGTCAGCAGATTCATGGCCTTGTTGTGAAGGCTGGACTTGAGACCGACCTTCATGTCGAGAGTGGGCTGATGGATTTGTACTCTAAATGTGGCTTAATGGAGGATACGCTGAGTGTGTTTCGCTTATGTCGTCAGCCTGATGAAATCTCCTTGACAGTGATTTTGGTTGGGTTTGCTCAGAATGGACTGGAGGAGAAGGCGTTTGAATTGTTTGCTGAGATGGCAGGCGAAGGAATTTTGATTGATACTAACATGGTTTCTGCAGTTCTGGGGGCATTCGGTGCTTCTGCGCCATTTGCTCTTGGGAAGCAAATCCATGCACTGGTCATCAAGAAGTGCTTCGGAAGGAACATCTATGTCTGCAATGGTCTGATCAATATGTATTCTAAGTGCGGTGAATTGGAAGAATCTATCCAAGTGTTCAATGAAACACCCAGTAAGAACTCGATTTCATGGAACTCCATCATTGCAGCTTTCGCGCGACACGGTCAAGGTTCTGAAGTCTTTAAGCTGTTTGAATCCATGAAAGCTGACGGTGCCAATCCCACGGATGTGACATTCTTATCCCTGCTCCATGGTTGTAGCCATGTCGGATCAGCAAAGAAGGGACTGGAAATCTTGAATTCTATGTCGTCAGAGTACGGAATCCTCCCAAGGGTGGAACATTATGCATGTGTGGTTGACATGCTTGGCCGAGCCGGTCTGTTAGAAGATGCCAGGTCATTCATTGAAGATGGACCTTTCAAGGACAGTGCTCTTCTTTGGCAGGCCTTAATGGGAGCTTGCAGCTTCCGTGGGAACTCGGAGATCGGGAAATATGCCGCAGAGAAGTTGCTCCATTTGGACCCTGATTCCCCTGCTGCTTATGTATTGTTATCAAACATATACTCATCCGAGGGCCGATGGGACGATCGAGCCAGGGTCATGAAGAGCATGAGGGAGATGGGTTTGAGGAAGGATACCGGCAAGAGCTGGATTGAGCTTGAGAAGGAGGTTCATTCTTTCGTCGTTGGGTCACCAGCATCTCGTCCTGATTCTGCTACTATGGACGATATGATGTTACAGCTGTCTGCCGTTGTTGGTGATCATCAGGATGATCTGATGGAAGGCAATGCTTTGTGA